In Streptomyces sp. NBC_00306, a single genomic region encodes these proteins:
- a CDS encoding SSI family serine proteinase inhibitor has protein sequence MLRRLVLTATVTAAALAGAVPAAGATPLPFPLPLLSAPDRLTVIVSHTGNTRTDGTYELMCDPAGGTHPAAAKACARLDGLAKERRNPFAPVPEDQMCTMQSGGPATARVTGTWQGQRVDATFNRANGCEISRWRTMEPVLPNTRS, from the coding sequence ATGCTGCGCCGCCTCGTCCTCACCGCAACCGTGACCGCCGCCGCGCTGGCCGGCGCCGTACCCGCCGCGGGAGCGACCCCCCTGCCGTTCCCGTTGCCGCTGCTGTCGGCACCCGACCGGCTGACCGTGATCGTCTCCCACACCGGGAACACCCGGACGGACGGCACCTACGAGCTGATGTGCGACCCGGCCGGCGGCACCCACCCCGCAGCCGCCAAGGCGTGCGCGCGGCTGGACGGGCTCGCGAAGGAGAGGCGTAATCCGTTCGCGCCCGTTCCCGAGGACCAGATGTGCACCATGCAGTCCGGGGGGCCGGCCACCGCCCGGGTCACCGGCACATGGCAGGGACAGAGGGTGGACGCCACGTTCAACCGGGCGAACGGCTGCGAAATCTCACGGTGGCGCACGATGGAGCCCGTGCTGCCGAACACCAGGTCATAG
- a CDS encoding long-chain fatty acid--CoA ligase encodes MLSTMQDVPLTVTRILQHGMTIHGKSQITTWTGDAEPQRRSFAEVGSRATQLANALRDELGVDGDQRIATLMWNNAEHVEAYFAIPSMGAVLHTLNLRLPAEQLVWIVNHAADRAVIVNGSLLPLLAPLLPHLPTIEHIVVSGPGDRGLLAETDATVHEYEDLIAGRPTTFDWPELDERTAAAMCYTSGTTGDPKGVVYSHRSIYLHSMQVNMAESMGLTERDTTLVVVPQFHVNAWGLPHATFMTGINMLMPDRFLQPGPLADMIERERPSHAAAVPTIWQGLLAEVTANPRDLTSMTQVTIGGAACPPALMEAYDKLGVRLCHAWGMTETSPLGTMSHPPAGLSAEEEWPYRITQGRFPTGVEARLVGPAGEILPWDGVSAGELEVRGAWIAGSYYGGAGGEDFKPADKFSEDGWLKTGDVGLISPDGYLTLTDRAKDVIKSGGEWISSVDLENALMAHPEVAEAAVVAVPDDKWGERPLATVVLKEGSTADYESLKAFLAEKVAKWQLPERWAVIPAVPKTSVGKFDKKVIRKQYADGELDVTQF; translated from the coding sequence GTGCTGAGCACCATGCAGGACGTACCGCTGACTGTGACCCGCATCCTGCAACACGGGATGACGATCCACGGAAAGTCGCAGATCACCACCTGGACCGGAGACGCCGAGCCGCAGCGGCGCAGCTTCGCGGAGGTGGGCAGCCGTGCGACACAGCTGGCCAACGCGCTCCGTGACGAGCTGGGGGTCGACGGAGACCAGCGGATCGCCACCCTGATGTGGAACAACGCCGAGCATGTCGAGGCGTACTTCGCCATCCCCTCCATGGGCGCCGTACTGCACACACTCAATCTCCGCCTCCCCGCCGAGCAGTTGGTGTGGATCGTCAACCATGCCGCCGACCGGGCCGTCATCGTCAACGGTTCCCTGCTCCCGCTGCTCGCCCCGCTCCTGCCGCACCTGCCCACGATCGAGCACATCGTGGTCTCCGGCCCCGGCGACCGCGGTCTGCTCGCCGAGACCGACGCGACGGTGCACGAGTACGAGGACCTGATCGCGGGCCGTCCGACCACGTTCGACTGGCCCGAGCTGGACGAGCGGACCGCCGCCGCCATGTGCTACACCTCCGGCACCACGGGCGACCCCAAGGGTGTCGTCTACTCCCACCGCTCGATCTACCTCCACTCGATGCAGGTCAACATGGCCGAGTCGATGGGGCTGACCGAGCGGGACACCACGCTCGTCGTGGTCCCGCAGTTCCATGTGAATGCCTGGGGCCTGCCGCACGCCACCTTCATGACCGGCATCAACATGCTGATGCCGGACCGTTTCCTTCAGCCCGGACCGCTCGCGGACATGATCGAGCGCGAGAGGCCCTCGCATGCGGCGGCCGTCCCCACCATCTGGCAGGGACTCCTCGCCGAAGTCACCGCCAACCCCCGCGACCTGACCTCGATGACGCAGGTCACCATCGGCGGCGCGGCCTGTCCGCCGGCCTTGATGGAGGCGTACGACAAGCTCGGCGTACGGCTCTGTCACGCCTGGGGCATGACGGAGACCTCCCCGCTCGGCACGATGTCGCACCCGCCGGCCGGTCTGTCCGCGGAGGAGGAGTGGCCGTACCGCATCACCCAGGGCCGTTTCCCCACGGGCGTCGAGGCCCGGCTGGTCGGTCCCGCCGGTGAGATCCTGCCGTGGGACGGCGTCTCCGCCGGTGAGCTGGAGGTCCGGGGCGCCTGGATCGCGGGCTCGTACTACGGCGGTGCGGGCGGCGAGGACTTCAAGCCCGCGGACAAGTTCAGTGAGGACGGCTGGCTGAAGACCGGCGACGTCGGCCTCATCAGCCCCGACGGCTACCTCACGCTGACCGACCGGGCCAAGGACGTCATCAAGTCCGGCGGGGAGTGGATCTCGAGCGTCGACCTGGAGAACGCGCTCATGGCCCACCCCGAGGTGGCCGAGGCCGCGGTGGTCGCGGTGCCCGACGACAAGTGGGGCGAGCGTCCGCTGGCGACGGTCGTCCTCAAGGAGGGCTCGACGGCGGACTACGAGTCGCTGAAGGCCTTCCTCGCCGAGAAGGTCGCCAAGTGGCAGCTGCCCGAGCGCTGGGCGGTGATCCCGGCGGTCCCCAAGACGAGCGTGGGCAAGTTCGACAAGAAGGTGATCCGCAAGCAGTACGCGGACGGTGAGCTGGACGTCACCCAGTTCTGA
- a CDS encoding calcium-binding protein — protein sequence MRPTLQHAMLQRRGAGAAGERRRPARRAAVLLATVALPAALVVPTATPAVAAPVTVTFNAGANQPFTVPSGVTQLTVTATGAAGQNGSGGGTGGNGATVTGTVTVPPSTTTLYVNVGTGGGAGGGPATTGGAGGGSSDVRTCSSAGPGCTLTGVPGTDPRLIVAGGGGGGGSGFPPTYLNPEATGGDAGITGGAGGSRTNSGQGGGGGTQTAGGTAGAACPAVGTSGTPGTGGAGGTGGGGFGAGGGGGGWFGGGGGGGCNRIDFPPAYGPGGGGGASNRVPTGGTSGPAVGPAQVTVTYEPAPPTCATATATITGTNGNNILIGTPGNDVIFALGGNDVVDGRGGNDIICGGDGNDVLSGGDGNDRIEGGNGADNLNGNNGNDALFGGPGSDALFGGPGTNTNDGGPGTNVCFSPSTGPGCF from the coding sequence GTGAGACCGACCCTGCAACATGCCATGCTCCAGCGACGTGGCGCCGGAGCCGCCGGTGAGCGGAGGCGCCCGGCCAGGCGTGCTGCGGTCCTGCTCGCCACGGTGGCACTGCCGGCGGCACTGGTCGTTCCCACGGCCACGCCCGCCGTGGCGGCGCCCGTGACCGTCACCTTCAACGCAGGCGCCAACCAGCCCTTCACCGTCCCGTCCGGCGTCACCCAACTGACCGTCACCGCCACAGGCGCCGCAGGACAAAACGGGTCCGGCGGCGGCACAGGAGGCAACGGCGCCACCGTCACCGGCACCGTCACCGTGCCGCCGAGCACCACCACCCTCTACGTCAACGTCGGCACGGGCGGGGGCGCCGGCGGCGGACCCGCGACTACGGGCGGTGCCGGCGGCGGATCCAGCGATGTCCGCACCTGCAGCTCGGCCGGTCCCGGCTGCACCCTGACCGGCGTCCCCGGCACGGACCCCCGTCTCATCGTCGCGGGCGGCGGAGGCGGCGGAGGAAGCGGCTTCCCCCCCACTTACCTCAACCCGGAGGCCACCGGCGGAGACGCCGGAATCACCGGGGGTGCCGGCGGCAGCAGAACGAACAGCGGCCAAGGCGGCGGCGGCGGAACCCAGACCGCCGGTGGCACAGCCGGAGCAGCATGCCCTGCCGTCGGTACATCCGGCACTCCGGGCACAGGCGGTGCGGGCGGCACCGGCGGAGGCGGCTTCGGGGCGGGCGGAGGCGGGGGCGGCTGGTTCGGTGGAGGCGGCGGCGGAGGCTGCAACCGTATTGATTTTCCTCCCGCTTACGGTCCCGGTGGTGGCGGTGGTGCGTCGAACCGTGTCCCCACGGGTGGTACCTCCGGACCTGCAGTGGGGCCGGCCCAGGTGACCGTCACCTACGAGCCGGCGCCCCCCACCTGCGCGACCGCCACGGCCACCATCACCGGTACCAATGGCAACAACATCCTGATCGGCACTCCCGGCAATGACGTGATCTTCGCTCTCGGCGGCAACGACGTGGTCGACGGCCGCGGTGGCAACGACATCATCTGCGGCGGCGACGGCAACGACGTACTGTCCGGCGGTGACGGCAACGACCGCATCGAAGGCGGCAACGGCGCCGACAACCTGAACGGCAACAACGGCAACGACGCCCTCTTCGGCGGTCCCGGCAGCGACGCGCTCTTCGGTGGCCCGGGCACCAACACCAACGACGGCGGCCCCGGCACCAACGTCTGCTTCAGCCCCTCCACCGGACCCGGCTGCTTCTGA
- a CDS encoding response regulator: protein MSSRPSRGAARLAAILDALPDGLVLVNCNGTVVNANTIALELFETPGTALVGRGLLDLLPAFDSRLIPGSMRRPEAADERGRTKPTRMVARRTDGSEFPVEVTSASLEDGREAYDSYSGYTGDELLMLVVRDLSGTMDTEAELARSQRQTEMILRAAAEGVVGTDTDGRVVLVNPAAAQILGFRASDLGGKELHPLILHSRGDGEPFPYEESALADTLKSGRKHRVRGQVLWAKNGSQVPVDLTTAPVRDGDQLVGAVMTFTDRRPYEELSQQHKSELTETTERLGKELEETTERFTAELADRADRYTAEIESRDEQYTELAARHDQLTAVLGESLRGPLEELRSELATLAADPAGQLWPEANQILHHLAAGYARMTTLVDNVMGYQRLATGAEQLYKIPVLLDAVVAAGVEGAIELIGPGRAQFAVHAPPIEAEVDAGRLATALAHLVADVAGVDSTGKAKLMPGGGYVDSTIVVAAAQRGDVVRIEVRGPFAGGDPVHEPIVRGIVRAHGGVLQTHEVPGMSGSAYVLELPLGEGSGTVAPPEHGAMLALPEQTPPQPQRSPGTSGGGRRRARRASTDAFLESPVAMEDPVAAPPTGRRRAHGEQPQQDLIPAQDSGGSHAAHAGGGGTGRRRGRPSPAEESVAVTAGGGRPTEGSVVTAAEGAAQSGRAALGETVPPQGVSVDGPGSGRRARHGAMPELPAAPSAAPASSASTAIETRPSGRRARRALAAAPAEPEAPRTPFALPPAEADRIPPRAGEADASLPGRHDSVRTEPGTDHHTPPQQHPTPTGRRRARPQPQAPAQGAMPDAPPGWGDAAEFDPRATDDGTNGQHAATQDEAAPGQSGAATSQGTGSVALPMPAFEEPAAEPQTAPRPAQARVAQPLPAEAPVPADASQGRAFSVRTLGQGVPFSQQIAEKQNQTLGAGRRRKLGTRSAEGERPEPAATTARPHPQTQAAPAQAPTQGQTQGQSQPQGQGQAQTQNGSLLPAERSEGRSYAIGAPLEGAEGPEPLDGPGGAVEVANRPQPQPVDDELPPEPLDNPRRLLVWPAPDVSTSQALSDRGYRPVVVHSREEVDAQIAAFPAALFVDPLTGPITRTALQSLRQAAVAAEVPVLVTAGLGQATREAAYGADPAILLKALAPRDSEQHPSRVLLIEEHEEIALALTATLERRGMQVARAGADTDAVTLATQMRPNLVVMDLMQVRRRRAGIIDWLRANGQLNRTPLVVYTSAGLDRAELPRLSSGETVLFLAERSTSNEVQSRIVDLLAKIGTN, encoded by the coding sequence GTGAGCAGCAGGCCATCCCGAGGCGCTGCTCGCCTCGCAGCCATACTCGACGCCCTTCCGGACGGCCTCGTGCTCGTCAACTGCAACGGCACGGTCGTCAACGCCAACACCATCGCCCTCGAACTCTTCGAGACGCCCGGTACCGCACTCGTCGGACGCGGGCTGCTCGATCTGCTGCCCGCCTTCGACTCCCGGCTGATCCCCGGCTCGATGCGGCGCCCCGAGGCGGCCGACGAGCGCGGGCGGACCAAGCCCACGCGGATGGTGGCGCGGCGCACGGACGGCAGCGAGTTCCCCGTCGAGGTGACCAGCGCGAGCCTCGAGGACGGACGCGAGGCATACGACTCGTACAGCGGCTACACCGGCGACGAGCTGCTGATGCTCGTCGTGCGGGACCTGTCCGGAACGATGGACACCGAGGCCGAGCTGGCGCGTTCGCAGCGGCAGACCGAGATGATCCTGCGTGCCGCGGCCGAGGGTGTGGTCGGTACGGACACCGACGGACGCGTCGTCCTGGTCAATCCGGCGGCAGCGCAGATCCTCGGATTCCGGGCGAGCGACCTCGGCGGCAAGGAGCTGCACCCGCTGATCCTGCACTCGCGCGGGGACGGCGAGCCCTTCCCGTACGAGGAGTCGGCGCTCGCCGACACCCTCAAGTCCGGGCGCAAGCACCGGGTGCGCGGACAGGTGCTGTGGGCGAAGAACGGCTCGCAGGTGCCGGTCGATCTGACGACCGCGCCGGTGCGGGACGGCGACCAGCTCGTCGGCGCGGTGATGACCTTCACCGACCGCCGTCCTTACGAGGAGCTGAGCCAGCAGCACAAGTCCGAACTCACGGAGACGACCGAGCGGCTCGGCAAGGAGCTGGAGGAGACCACCGAACGGTTCACGGCCGAGCTGGCCGACCGCGCGGACCGCTACACCGCGGAGATCGAGAGCCGGGACGAGCAGTACACCGAGCTCGCCGCCCGCCATGACCAGCTGACCGCCGTGCTCGGCGAGTCGCTGCGGGGGCCGCTGGAGGAACTCCGTTCCGAACTGGCCACCCTGGCCGCCGACCCGGCGGGGCAGTTGTGGCCCGAGGCCAACCAGATCCTGCACCACCTGGCCGCCGGTTATGCCCGGATGACGACGCTCGTCGACAACGTCATGGGCTACCAGCGGCTCGCCACGGGTGCGGAACAGCTCTACAAGATCCCGGTGCTGCTCGACGCGGTCGTCGCGGCCGGCGTCGAGGGTGCCATCGAGCTGATCGGCCCCGGGCGGGCGCAGTTCGCGGTGCACGCTCCGCCGATCGAGGCCGAGGTGGACGCCGGACGGCTGGCGACGGCGCTCGCCCACCTGGTGGCGGACGTGGCCGGTGTCGACTCCACCGGCAAGGCCAAGCTGATGCCCGGCGGCGGGTATGTGGACTCCACGATCGTGGTGGCGGCCGCGCAGCGCGGTGACGTCGTACGGATCGAGGTGCGCGGGCCGTTCGCCGGGGGAGACCCGGTGCACGAGCCGATCGTGCGCGGAATCGTGCGGGCGCACGGCGGAGTGCTGCAGACACACGAGGTGCCGGGGATGAGCGGCAGCGCGTATGTCCTGGAACTGCCGCTGGGCGAGGGCTCGGGAACCGTGGCACCGCCGGAGCACGGCGCGATGCTGGCCCTGCCGGAGCAGACGCCTCCGCAGCCGCAGCGCTCCCCCGGCACGTCAGGCGGTGGCCGGCGGCGCGCGCGGCGGGCTTCCACGGACGCGTTCCTGGAGAGCCCCGTCGCGATGGAGGACCCGGTGGCCGCGCCGCCGACAGGCCGGCGTCGCGCGCACGGCGAACAGCCGCAGCAGGACCTGATCCCGGCCCAGGACTCGGGCGGCAGCCATGCCGCCCACGCGGGCGGTGGCGGAACCGGTCGCCGACGCGGCCGGCCGAGCCCTGCCGAGGAGTCCGTCGCCGTCACCGCCGGTGGCGGCAGGCCGACCGAGGGCTCCGTCGTGACGGCCGCGGAGGGCGCCGCCCAGTCCGGTCGCGCCGCACTCGGCGAAACGGTGCCGCCGCAGGGTGTCTCCGTCGACGGGCCGGGCTCGGGCCGTCGAGCGCGGCACGGTGCGATGCCGGAGCTGCCCGCGGCTCCGTCCGCCGCCCCGGCCTCCTCGGCTTCGACCGCGATCGAGACGCGCCCCTCCGGCCGCCGGGCCAGGAGGGCACTGGCGGCGGCTCCGGCCGAGCCGGAAGCACCGCGCACCCCGTTCGCGCTGCCGCCCGCCGAGGCCGACCGCATCCCGCCGAGGGCGGGTGAGGCGGACGCCTCGCTGCCGGGCCGACACGACTCCGTCCGTACGGAGCCGGGCACCGACCATCACACGCCGCCGCAGCAGCACCCCACCCCGACAGGTCGGCGGCGCGCGCGGCCGCAGCCGCAGGCGCCCGCTCAGGGTGCGATGCCGGACGCCCCGCCCGGGTGGGGGGACGCAGCCGAATTCGATCCGCGCGCCACCGACGACGGTACGAACGGGCAGCACGCGGCGACGCAGGACGAGGCGGCGCCGGGTCAGTCGGGTGCCGCGACGTCGCAGGGCACCGGCTCGGTCGCCCTGCCGATGCCCGCGTTCGAGGAGCCCGCCGCCGAGCCGCAGACCGCGCCGCGGCCCGCGCAGGCGCGCGTCGCCCAGCCGCTGCCCGCGGAGGCACCGGTCCCGGCGGACGCCTCACAGGGCCGGGCATTCAGCGTCCGCACACTCGGACAGGGTGTGCCGTTCTCGCAGCAGATCGCCGAGAAGCAGAACCAGACGCTCGGCGCCGGACGCCGTCGCAAGCTGGGGACGCGGTCCGCCGAGGGGGAGCGCCCGGAGCCGGCCGCCACCACGGCCCGCCCGCATCCGCAGACGCAGGCCGCCCCGGCACAGGCTCCGACGCAGGGCCAGACCCAAGGGCAGTCGCAACCCCAGGGACAGGGACAGGCACAGACCCAGAACGGGTCGCTGCTCCCCGCCGAGCGGTCCGAGGGCCGGTCGTACGCCATAGGCGCACCCCTCGAAGGCGCGGAGGGCCCGGAGCCGCTGGACGGTCCCGGCGGCGCGGTGGAGGTGGCCAACCGGCCGCAGCCGCAGCCCGTCGACGACGAGCTGCCCCCGGAGCCGCTGGACAATCCGCGCCGCCTGCTGGTGTGGCCGGCGCCGGATGTCTCGACCTCGCAGGCGCTGAGCGACCGGGGCTACCGTCCCGTCGTCGTGCACTCGCGCGAAGAGGTCGATGCACAGATCGCCGCGTTCCCCGCGGCCCTGTTCGTCGACCCGCTGACGGGTCCGATCACCCGGACCGCGCTGCAGTCGCTGCGCCAGGCCGCGGTGGCCGCGGAGGTCCCCGTCCTGGTGACGGCCGGACTGGGGCAGGCCACCCGGGAGGCGGCCTACGGCGCCGACCCGGCCATCCTGCTGAAGGCGCTGGCCCCCCGGGACAGCGAACAGCACCCGTCACGCGTGCTGTTGATCGAGGAGCACGAGGAGATCGCGCTGGCGCTCACCGCGACGCTGGAGCGCCGCGGAATGCAGGTCGCTCGGGCCGGTGCGGACACGGACGCCGTCACCCTCGCGACCCAGATGCGGCCGAACCTCGTGGTGATGGACCTGATGCAGGTGCGCCGCCGCCGGGCCGGGATCATCGACTGGCTGCGGGCGAACGGCCAGCTGAACCGGACGCCTCTGGTCGTCTACACCTCGGCCGGCCTGGACCGGGCCGAGCTGCCGCGGCTCTCGTCGGGCGAGACGGTGCTCTTCCTCGCGGAGCGCTCCACCAGTAACGAGGTCCAGTCGCGGATCGTCGACCTGCTCGCGAAGATCGGTACGAACTGA